The Desulfurobacterium indicum nucleotide sequence CTTTTCGGATTGAAATCAAAAGACCCTATTATTGCACTTCAAGAATTCACATATCAACTTTTGCAAACATTTAACCCTAAGGAGCTTAAGAGCAAAAAATGAACTTCCAGAAGGATAAAGCTAAGCTCCTGTTATTCATACTATTGTTCTACCTATGGTTTTACCCTTTAAAAGCCACAGGCCAGATTGTTGTTTTCCCGATAAGAGACCTCACAACACAGCCACCGGGAATAGACCTTAATTTAACAAGAAAAATAGCACAAGAGCTCAAAAAACGTGGCGATGTTGTTATTTATGGAAACAAGCTCTATTCCGCACTTGCGGAAAAAGGTATATATGCGACAGGACTCCCCGGAGCCTCAAAAGTGGCTCTTGCCTATAAATTAAAAGGTGCAACTATGCTCTGGGGAGCCAAAATAGAAGAAAATGGAAAAAAACACCTATACGGCATTGTTTTGTTCGCAACATCTGTTCCAGACGGGAAAACCTACTGGAGTAAAGTATTTTATTACCAGCCGGAAGAACATTTTCTCAATCTTGGAAACAACCTCTCCATCGAACAGATGGAAAGCAAAATAGCAAAAGAGGTCGCGTTAGCATTTCCCGGAGAAAAAACAGGTAAAGAAATATTCCCATCCGGATTTCAGGTGGAACACTTTTCCATATTCCCACGCTACGTGAAAGATGGTAGCGAAGTTAACCTACTTTTAAAACCGGTAGGAGAACTAAAAACCGAATCCATAACAGTACATATAGATGGCAAATCTGTAACCTTAAGAAGAAATGACGGGGCATACACAGGTATTTTTATCCCTTACCTTCCAGAGGGAAAGTACCCTGTATTTTTACTTGAAAATAACAGAAAAATTATGCTTGATGAACTTACTATAGATAACACACCACCCAAAATCTATCTAACGATAAAGGGACTGAAAAAGATAAATGGCATAGATTTTGCCAACGGAAAATTACTCCTTACTGCAGGATTAAAAGAACCGGACAACATTATGCGCTGGGAATTAACAATATCTGATTTAAAAAGAAATGAAATCTTTAAAAAATTTGGCAACGGTGCTCCAGTTATAGCATTCACATGGAACCCCGTTAAAAGCATGATAGAACAAGGAATCTATAAAATCACTTTAACAGTAGAAGATGTCGCAGGTAACAAAGCAAAGCTTGAGAAAAAATTCTATTACTTCCACAACATACCTGCTCCCGAAATAACGATATATAAAACAAAAGATAATAAAACAGCTATTATGATAAAAGCAATAAAAATTCCTGATAAGCTAAAAAAAATAAAGGTAATTGTTTTTTCGCCAAAAGGATATCCCCTGGGTGAATCAGTCATAAATGAACTGCCAACAGAAATCATATTTGACAGTAACTATAACAAACTGAAAGTCAGACTTTACATGGAAGACGAACTGGGGAATAAACTTGAAAAAGACTACGAATTGAAGGTAAAATCCTACCAGGAAATGGAAGAGCAGAGAGGTTGGGTTGAAGAGTTTTAAGATAATTATTCTCATAACAGCATTAATAAGTCTTTTTTCTTCATGTTCTACTGTTCCTGTAAAGGAACCAACCTCAGGATATGTCAAAATTTTCAAGAAAGCAAGAATAAACCCGTGTAAAGTTGCAATACTTCCCTTTAAAAATGAAGTGAAAGATGAAAACGCTGGAGAAAAGGTATCACTTATTCTCAATTCAGCCTTCGTATCAAACGGAATAGACGTTGTCCTGCCGCAAGATGTCAAAAATTTGATGGTAGGAAGACATTTTTTCCCTTACCAGAGCATACCTCAGTCTTTTTTAGATTTTTTAAAGAACAATTTAAACGTTGGACTAGTTATAACGGGAAAAGTAATGACATACAGACCCTACGGGGGAGGAAGCCGGTATCCTGAAATAAGGATATGGATAGAGGGGATAAGCACAAAAACAGGCAGGAGAGTATTTTCCGCCTACATTGTTCATCGGGGGGACGACTTTAGAAAAGTGTTAGAATTTGGAGTTGTTAAAAGTATGACCAAACTTATATTTGTAAGCTCCGATGAACTGATGAAAAAACTTCAGGAGGCCGGCATAAAATGTTTAGAAGAATAATCGTAGCAATAATGGCTTTTTTTTCACTTACATCAACATCTTTCTCAAAAATTTCTCAAAATGAATGGTTGGTAAAAATTGGCAACAGAACCTACACAGTCAAAGATTTCTGGAACTGGTGGGAAAACTGGAAAGTCGACGGTTCGAAATTCCCGAAAAACCCAACACCTTTTATAGACTGGATGCTCATGTTCCAAAACGGAACAGAACTTGGGCTTTACAAGCTTCCCAGCTATCAGAAAAAGATAAGACAGTTTGTCAAAGTTCGCTCTCTTCTTCTCCTTGAAGGAGATACTCTCGCACCAGCAAGAAAAGTATCCGATAAAGAAATAATGGAATACTACAAAAAAAACTACATTCCGAAATTCAAGCTGGATATATACTTCTTTAAAGATAAAGGAGAAGCCAACAAAGCAAGGAAATTTATAGAAGAAGGAATAACTGGGGCAAAACTTGCACAGAAACTCGGCATAAAAAACAAGATGCACTTTGAAAGAAAAACAGATTGGATGAGGCCATTTGAAATCAAAGATACTAATCAAAGAAAGTTAATATTAAACACTCCGAAAGGCGGAATAATTGGTCCCGTTCAGGACGGGAAAATGTGGATAATTATCATTGTGACAGACAAAACCACAAAAGAAAACAATCTCCAGGAAGTCTTAAAAGACGCAAAACAGAAACTTATCAAGATAAAAGAAGCCAAAGCAACAGAAGCTTTTCTAAAGCAACTTCGAAATAAATATCCTGTATGGATAAATGAAAAACTTCTAAAAGAAATTAATTTTAAGAACTTTCCAGAAAGCAAGAAAAAAGAAGTTGTTTTAAAGGTAGGTAACTACGCCCTAACAGCAGGCGGATTCATGAAATTCCTAAAAAAAGAGGTCGAGTGGGAAAAACACTCAAGATTTGGAAAAGTGAACATGGATATAGCTAAAAAACGTGTTGCAGACTCAATAATAAACCAGACACTTGTAGGAATGGAAGCTTTAAACAGGCATTACGAACAAAAAGAACCTCTAAAACCGATGTTTGAATTCTACTGCCAGAACAGAATCATAAAAGAACTGGAAAACCGAATAATAAAGCCCTCCATAAAAATTTCGCAAGAAGAAATAAAAGATTACTACAACAAACACAAATCCGAATACCGTCTCCCTGACAAGATAACCATAAGATTTCTCCAAACAAATGACAAAAAGCTAATGGACAAGCTATACAACGAAGTAAAGGAAGGGAAAGATTTCAAGAAACTCACCATTACGATCATGGGATATGATAACGTCGTAACAATTCCCTACAACCATTTGTTACCCAAATCAAAGAAAATAATAGAAAATCTAAAAGAAGGAGAAGTATCCAAACCATTTAAAATCAGAGATACCTATTTTATGGTTCAGGTGCTCAAACTTCAGAAGAACAGATATAAACCCCTGTCAGAAGTAGAAAATAAAATCAAGGAAAAACTTTATAAAGAAAAATTTGAAGCTGCAAGACAAGCTTACATAAGAAAACTTTACATGAACCTCCTATCAAAAGGACAGGAAGTCAAGGTAAATTGGGATGTCTGGAACACAATTGTAAATAATTATCACCATAAAAACCAATATAACGGCACTTATGCCTTTTATTTATTCCTGATTTCACTTGTCATTATTGCAGCAATTGCTTATTATAAAGGCAGGGAGAGTGGAAAATGAAAAAAATCCTTATATTATTATCAAGTTTAATATATTCTCATTTGGCATTTGGAGCTCCCGCTAAAACCTTTAAGCATATAAGAGTTACAAATCCTAAGGATACCTTTACTTTAAAAGAAGAAAAGAAGAAAATAACATTTACTTACATTCACATTCATCAATTCGGCAACGGAAAAGGGTCCTGTTCTTACTGCCACAATTCAGATTCCCCATCATCAAAAGATGTTAAAAGAATAAAAGGAGAACTCGTCTGCATAGAATGTCATCAGGACGTATATAAAAGGATAGGCTCTCACCTTTACCACCATAAAAACATTAAAAATTGCACCATGTGTCATGATCCTCATCAAAGCGATAACATAGCAATGCTCAAAGGCAACGGTATAAGCGTATGTATGAGATGTCACGCAAAAAACAGCGCCGGTTATTGCGTCCATCCACAAGGTGATAAGCATCTTGATCCGAGAAACGGACAACCGATAACATGTATAACATGTCACTATACAATGGGAACAGACTACAAATACCTGCTAAAATGGAACGGAGAATCGGCTCTGTGCTATCAGTGTCACTCTCCTAAACGATATAAGTAACAGGAGGAACGATGAGAAAATTTTTAAATATATTTATCAGCAGCTTGTTAATAACAACATCTTATGCATTCGCAAGCACATTTAACTATACATGGTATATGAGCTTAAAAAAAGATCGCAGAGAAACCTTTATGAGACAGCCTCTTTTTATCACATTTTCTGCAAATGGAAATAGAACATACATTGTTGACGGAACAGGAAAACTGTTCTCATACACGATGGAAAGAGGCATTCCGAAAGCAGCATTTTTCGCAAAAAGTATATTAGATAAGCCTATTGCAATGGCAAAGATATCGGCAAACAAAATAGCCGTGGTGAACCGCGGAGCAAACGAAATAGACATAATAGATTTAAAATCACGAAAAATAGAAAAAATCAAATTGCAAATAATTCCTGACAAAATCTTTTACAAGAACGGATACTTTTTTGTTCTCGACAGACTTACAGGAAATGTTTATATGATAAAAAACGGTACATTTCAAGTGGAAAAAGCGTTTAATCATGGTCAGAAAGAAGGTTTCATAGATTTCAAAATTAGAAGAAACAAATTAATTACCCTTCTTCCCATATCAAAAAAGGTAAAGATATTTAATCTACACACGGGAGAGCTACAAAAAACAATAAAGCTTGACAAAAAACAA carries:
- a CDS encoding peptidyl-prolyl cis-trans isomerase; amino-acid sequence: MFRRIIVAIMAFFSLTSTSFSKISQNEWLVKIGNRTYTVKDFWNWWENWKVDGSKFPKNPTPFIDWMLMFQNGTELGLYKLPSYQKKIRQFVKVRSLLLLEGDTLAPARKVSDKEIMEYYKKNYIPKFKLDIYFFKDKGEANKARKFIEEGITGAKLAQKLGIKNKMHFERKTDWMRPFEIKDTNQRKLILNTPKGGIIGPVQDGKMWIIIIVTDKTTKENNLQEVLKDAKQKLIKIKEAKATEAFLKQLRNKYPVWINEKLLKEINFKNFPESKKKEVVLKVGNYALTAGGFMKFLKKEVEWEKHSRFGKVNMDIAKKRVADSIINQTLVGMEALNRHYEQKEPLKPMFEFYCQNRIIKELENRIIKPSIKISQEEIKDYYNKHKSEYRLPDKITIRFLQTNDKKLMDKLYNEVKEGKDFKKLTITIMGYDNVVTIPYNHLLPKSKKIIENLKEGEVSKPFKIRDTYFMVQVLKLQKNRYKPLSEVENKIKEKLYKEKFEAARQAYIRKLYMNLLSKGQEVKVNWDVWNTIVNNYHHKNQYNGTYAFYLFLISLVIIAAIAYYKGRESGK
- a CDS encoding cytochrome c3 family protein, with the translated sequence MKKILILLSSLIYSHLAFGAPAKTFKHIRVTNPKDTFTLKEEKKKITFTYIHIHQFGNGKGSCSYCHNSDSPSSKDVKRIKGELVCIECHQDVYKRIGSHLYHHKNIKNCTMCHDPHQSDNIAMLKGNGISVCMRCHAKNSAGYCVHPQGDKHLDPRNGQPITCITCHYTMGTDYKYLLKWNGESALCYQCHSPKRYK